A genomic region of Populus nigra chromosome 11, ddPopNigr1.1, whole genome shotgun sequence contains the following coding sequences:
- the LOC133706340 gene encoding cellulose synthase-like protein D3 isoform X1 gives MASRSFKGTRSNLSISSDAAESHKPPLPQTVTFGRRTSSGRYISYSRDDLDSELGSSEFMNYTVHLPPTPDNQPMDPSISQKVEEQYVSNSLFTGGFNSVTRAHLMDKVIESEASHPQMAGAKGSSCAISGCDAKVMSDERGVDILPCECDFKICRDCFIDAVKIGGGICPGCKEPYKNTELDEVAVDSGRPLPLPPPGTVSKMERRLSLMKSTKSALMRSQTGDFDHNRWLFETRGTYGYGNAIWPSDGGFGNGNDEEVGGPKELMNKPWRPLTRKLKIPAAIISPYRLLIFVRIVILALFLHWRIRHPNNDAIWLWGMSVVCEIWFAFSWLLDQLPKLCPINRATDLNVLKDKFETPSPSNPTGKSDLPGVDVFVSTADPEKEPPLVTANTILSILAADYPVEKLSCYVSDDGGALLTFEAMAEAASFANVWVPFCRKHDIEPRNPESYFSLKRDPYKNKVKQDFVKDRRRVKREYDEFKVRINSLPDSIRRRSDAYHAREEIKAMKLQKQHKDDGPVESVKIPKATWMADGTHWPGTWLNPAPEHSRGDHAGIIQVMLKPPSDEPLLGTSDETKIMDFTDVDIRLPLLVYVSREKRPGYDHNKKAGAMNALVRASAIMSNGPFILNLDCDHYIYNSQAMREGMCFMMDRGGDRLCYVQFPQRFEGIDPSDRYANHNTVFFDVNMRALDGLMGPVYVGTGCLFRRIALYGFDPPRAKEDHPDCCSCCFARRKKNSSVANTPEENRALRMGDYDDEEMNLSLLPKKFGNSTFLIDSIPVTEFQGRPLADHPAVKNGRPPGALTIPRELLDASTVAEAISVISCWYEDKTEWGNRVGWIYGSVTEDVVTGYRMHNRGWKSVYCVTKRDAFRGTAPINLTDRLHQVLRWATGSVEIFFSRNNALLASRRMKFLQRIAYLNVGIYPFTSIFLIVYCFLPALSLFSGQFIVQTLNVTFLAYLLIITLTLCLLAVLEIKWSGIDLEEWWRNEQFWLIGGTSAHLAAVLQGLLKVVAGIEISFTLTSKSGGDDVDDEFADLYVVKWTSLMIPPITIMMVNLIAIAVGFSRTIYSVIPQWSRLLGGVFFSFWVLAHLYPFAKGLMGRRGRTPTIVFVWSGLIAITISLLWVAINPPSGTTQIGGSFQFP, from the exons ATGGCCTCAAGATCATTCAAAGGCACTCGATCAAATCTATCAATTAGCTCGGATGCTGCCGAATCTCACAAACCTCCTCTGCCTCAGACCGTGACATTTGGCCGGAGGACTTCCTCTGGTCGCTATATCAGCTACTCGAGGGATGATCTTGATAGTGAACTTGGGAGTAGTGAATTCATGAACTATACAGTGCACTTACCACCGACCCCTGACAACCAACCCATGGATCCATCTATCTCACAAAAGGTTGAAGAGCAGTATGTCTCAAATTCACTCTTTACAGGCGGTTTTAATAGTGTTACTCGTGCTCATCTCATGGACAAGGTGATTGAATCTGAAGCCAGCCATCCCCAAATGGCTGGTGCTAAGGGATCCTCTTGTGCGATTTCAGGGTGTGATGCCAAGGTGATGAGTGATGAGCGTGGTGTTGATATTCTCCCTTGTGAGTGTGATTTCAAAATATGCCGGGATTGCTTTATTGATGCAGTGAAAATTGGAGGTGGAATTTGCCCTGGTTGCAAGGAGCCTTATAAAAACACCGAATTGGATGAAGTGGCTGTGGACAGTGGAAGGCCTCTTCCACTTCCTCCACCAGGCACAGTGTCCAAAATGGAGAGGAGGTTGTCATTGATGAAGTCAACCAAATCAGCGCTGATGAGAAGCCAGACTGGGGACTTTGATCACAATAGGTGGCTCTTTGAAACAAGGGGAACTTATGGGTATGGCAATGCTATCTGGCCAAGTGATGGGGGTTTCGGCAATGGGAATGATGAGGAAGTTGGCGGGCCCAAAGAATTGATGAACAAGCCATGGAGGCCGCTTACTCGAAAATTAAAGATTCCAGCTGCTATTATCAGTCCATATCG GCTTCTCATTTTTGTTCGGATTGTTATTCTCGCACTATTCTTGCATTGGAGGATCAGACATCCAAACAACGACGCAATCTGGCTGTGGGGGATGTCAGTGGTTTGCGAGATCTGGTTTGCTTTTTCTTGGCTTTTGGATCAACTTCCAAAGCTATGCCCTATCAATCGTGCTACAGATCTGAAtgtattgaaagataaatttgaAACACCCAGCCCTAGCAACCCCACTGGTAAATCTGATCTCCCTGGCGTAGATGTTTTTGTCTCTACTGCAGATCCAGAAAAAGAACCGCCACTTGTCACTGCAAACACCATCTTATCAATTCTAGCAGCTGATTACCCAGTTGAAAAGCTTTCTTGTTATGTCTCCGATGATGGAGGTGCACTTTTAACATTTGAGGCCATGGCCGAAGCAGCGAGTTTTGCAAATGTATGGGTTCCTTTCTGCCGTAAACATGATATTGAGCCCAGGAATCCAGAATCCTACTTTAGTTTGAAGAGGGATCCTTACAAGAACAAAGTGAAGCAAGATTTTGTCAAGGATCGTCGAAGAGTAAAGCGTGAATATGATGAGTTCAAGGTTCGAATAAATAGCTTGCCTGATTCTATTCGCCGCCGATCTGATGCCTATCATGCTCGGGAGGAAATCAAGGCCATGAAACTTCAGAAACAGCACAAGGACGATGGACCTGTGGAGAGTGTAAAGATTCCAAAAGCTACATGGATGGCAGATGGTACCCATTGGCCAGGGACTTGGCTGAATCCTGCTCCTGAGCACTCTAGGGGTGACCATGCTGGTATAATACAG GTGATGTTGAAACCTCCCAGCGATGAGCCACTACTTGGGACTTCTGATGAAACTAAGATAATGGACTTTACTGATGTTGATATACGTCTCCCATTGCTTGTTTATGTTTCTCGTGAGAAGCGTCCAGGCTATGATCACAACAAGAAGGCAGGGGCCATGAATGCGCTTGTTCGAGCCTCAGCCATTATGTCTAATGGTCCTTTCATTCTTAATCTTGATTGTGATCACTATATTTACAATTCACAGGCAATGAGGGAAGGGATGTGTTTCATGATGGATCGAGGAGGTGATCGCCTCTGTTATGTTCAGTTCCCTCAGAGGTTTGAGGGCATAGACCCTTCTGATCGATATGCTAATCACAACACTGTTTTTTTTGACGTGAACATGCGTGCCCTTGATGGTCTAATGGGTCCTGTCTATGTTGGAACTGGTTGTCTCTTTAGAAGGATTGCTCTTTATGGCTTTGACCCACCACGGGCAAAAGAAGATCACCCTGATTGCTGCAGCTGCTGCTTTGCCCGGCGCAAGAAAAATTCCTCAGTTGCAAACACCCCAGAAGAGAACAGGGCTCTAAGAATGGGTGATTATGATGATGAAGAGATGAACCTCTCCCTGCTCCCTAAGAAGTTTGGCAACTCAACATTCCTCATTGACTCAATCCCAGTGACAGAGTTTCAAGGTCGTCCTCTTGCAGATCACCCAGCTGTTAAGAACGGACGCCCACCTGGTGCTCTCACTATTCCCCGTGAGCTTCTCGATGCATCAACTGTTGCAGAGGCAATCAGTGTCATATCTTGCTGGTATGAAGACAAGACTGAGTGGGGAAATCGAGTTGGGTGGATTTATGGATCTGTTACTGAAGATGTTGTCACTGGGTATAGGATGCACAACAGGGGATGGAAATCAGTTTATTGTGTTACCAAGCGTGATGCCTTCCGTGGCACTGCTCCAATTAACCTCACAGATAGGCTTCATCAAGTTCTCAGGTGGGCTACTGGTTCtgttgaaattttcttttcccGCAACAATGCCCTCTTAGCCAGCCGTAGAATGAAATTTCTTCAGAGGATAGCATATCTGAATGTTGGCATCTATCCCTTCACTTCGATCTTCCTGATTGTGTACTGCTTCCTCCCTGCACTTTCCCTATTCTCTGGCCAGTTCATTGTTCAGACCCTTAATGTCACTTTTCTTGCTTATCTCCTAATAATCACATTGACTCTATGTTTACTTGCTGTGCTTGAAATCAAATGGTCTGGTATCGACCTAGAGGAGTGGTGGAGGAATGAGCAGTTTTGGTTGATTGGAGGGACCAGTGCCCACCTTGCTGCTGTGCTTCAGGGATTGTTGAAAGTCGTTGCAGGGATTGAAATCTCTTTCACCTTGACTTCAAAATCAGGCGgtgatgatgttgatgatgagtTTGCTGATCTCTATGTTGTCAAATGGACATCGCTGATGATACCTCCTATTACAATCATGATGGTCAACTTAATTGCAATAGCAGTTGGATTTAGCCGAACAATTTACAGTGTTATACCGCAGTGGAGTAGATTACTGGGTGGGGTTTTCTTCAGTTTCTGGGTCCTGGCTCATCTCTACCCTTTTGCTAAAGGTCTTATGGGAAGAAGAGGAAGGACACCGACCATTGTTTTTGTGTGGTCAGGACTTATTGCAATCACCATCTCTCTCCTCTGGGTGGCAATCAATCCCCCGTCTGGCACCACCCAAATTGGTGGCTCATTCCAGTTTCCCTGA
- the LOC133706340 gene encoding cellulose synthase-like protein D3 isoform X2 codes for MPCASCCISSYRLLIFVRIVILALFLHWRIRHPNNDAIWLWGMSVVCEIWFAFSWLLDQLPKLCPINRATDLNVLKDKFETPSPSNPTGKSDLPGVDVFVSTADPEKEPPLVTANTILSILAADYPVEKLSCYVSDDGGALLTFEAMAEAASFANVWVPFCRKHDIEPRNPESYFSLKRDPYKNKVKQDFVKDRRRVKREYDEFKVRINSLPDSIRRRSDAYHAREEIKAMKLQKQHKDDGPVESVKIPKATWMADGTHWPGTWLNPAPEHSRGDHAGIIQVMLKPPSDEPLLGTSDETKIMDFTDVDIRLPLLVYVSREKRPGYDHNKKAGAMNALVRASAIMSNGPFILNLDCDHYIYNSQAMREGMCFMMDRGGDRLCYVQFPQRFEGIDPSDRYANHNTVFFDVNMRALDGLMGPVYVGTGCLFRRIALYGFDPPRAKEDHPDCCSCCFARRKKNSSVANTPEENRALRMGDYDDEEMNLSLLPKKFGNSTFLIDSIPVTEFQGRPLADHPAVKNGRPPGALTIPRELLDASTVAEAISVISCWYEDKTEWGNRVGWIYGSVTEDVVTGYRMHNRGWKSVYCVTKRDAFRGTAPINLTDRLHQVLRWATGSVEIFFSRNNALLASRRMKFLQRIAYLNVGIYPFTSIFLIVYCFLPALSLFSGQFIVQTLNVTFLAYLLIITLTLCLLAVLEIKWSGIDLEEWWRNEQFWLIGGTSAHLAAVLQGLLKVVAGIEISFTLTSKSGGDDVDDEFADLYVVKWTSLMIPPITIMMVNLIAIAVGFSRTIYSVIPQWSRLLGGVFFSFWVLAHLYPFAKGLMGRRGRTPTIVFVWSGLIAITISLLWVAINPPSGTTQIGGSFQFP; via the exons ATGCCTTGTGCCTCTTGCTGCATCTCTTCTTATAGGCTTCTCATTTTTGTTCGGATTGTTATTCTCGCACTATTCTTGCATTGGAGGATCAGACATCCAAACAACGACGCAATCTGGCTGTGGGGGATGTCAGTGGTTTGCGAGATCTGGTTTGCTTTTTCTTGGCTTTTGGATCAACTTCCAAAGCTATGCCCTATCAATCGTGCTACAGATCTGAAtgtattgaaagataaatttgaAACACCCAGCCCTAGCAACCCCACTGGTAAATCTGATCTCCCTGGCGTAGATGTTTTTGTCTCTACTGCAGATCCAGAAAAAGAACCGCCACTTGTCACTGCAAACACCATCTTATCAATTCTAGCAGCTGATTACCCAGTTGAAAAGCTTTCTTGTTATGTCTCCGATGATGGAGGTGCACTTTTAACATTTGAGGCCATGGCCGAAGCAGCGAGTTTTGCAAATGTATGGGTTCCTTTCTGCCGTAAACATGATATTGAGCCCAGGAATCCAGAATCCTACTTTAGTTTGAAGAGGGATCCTTACAAGAACAAAGTGAAGCAAGATTTTGTCAAGGATCGTCGAAGAGTAAAGCGTGAATATGATGAGTTCAAGGTTCGAATAAATAGCTTGCCTGATTCTATTCGCCGCCGATCTGATGCCTATCATGCTCGGGAGGAAATCAAGGCCATGAAACTTCAGAAACAGCACAAGGACGATGGACCTGTGGAGAGTGTAAAGATTCCAAAAGCTACATGGATGGCAGATGGTACCCATTGGCCAGGGACTTGGCTGAATCCTGCTCCTGAGCACTCTAGGGGTGACCATGCTGGTATAATACAG GTGATGTTGAAACCTCCCAGCGATGAGCCACTACTTGGGACTTCTGATGAAACTAAGATAATGGACTTTACTGATGTTGATATACGTCTCCCATTGCTTGTTTATGTTTCTCGTGAGAAGCGTCCAGGCTATGATCACAACAAGAAGGCAGGGGCCATGAATGCGCTTGTTCGAGCCTCAGCCATTATGTCTAATGGTCCTTTCATTCTTAATCTTGATTGTGATCACTATATTTACAATTCACAGGCAATGAGGGAAGGGATGTGTTTCATGATGGATCGAGGAGGTGATCGCCTCTGTTATGTTCAGTTCCCTCAGAGGTTTGAGGGCATAGACCCTTCTGATCGATATGCTAATCACAACACTGTTTTTTTTGACGTGAACATGCGTGCCCTTGATGGTCTAATGGGTCCTGTCTATGTTGGAACTGGTTGTCTCTTTAGAAGGATTGCTCTTTATGGCTTTGACCCACCACGGGCAAAAGAAGATCACCCTGATTGCTGCAGCTGCTGCTTTGCCCGGCGCAAGAAAAATTCCTCAGTTGCAAACACCCCAGAAGAGAACAGGGCTCTAAGAATGGGTGATTATGATGATGAAGAGATGAACCTCTCCCTGCTCCCTAAGAAGTTTGGCAACTCAACATTCCTCATTGACTCAATCCCAGTGACAGAGTTTCAAGGTCGTCCTCTTGCAGATCACCCAGCTGTTAAGAACGGACGCCCACCTGGTGCTCTCACTATTCCCCGTGAGCTTCTCGATGCATCAACTGTTGCAGAGGCAATCAGTGTCATATCTTGCTGGTATGAAGACAAGACTGAGTGGGGAAATCGAGTTGGGTGGATTTATGGATCTGTTACTGAAGATGTTGTCACTGGGTATAGGATGCACAACAGGGGATGGAAATCAGTTTATTGTGTTACCAAGCGTGATGCCTTCCGTGGCACTGCTCCAATTAACCTCACAGATAGGCTTCATCAAGTTCTCAGGTGGGCTACTGGTTCtgttgaaattttcttttcccGCAACAATGCCCTCTTAGCCAGCCGTAGAATGAAATTTCTTCAGAGGATAGCATATCTGAATGTTGGCATCTATCCCTTCACTTCGATCTTCCTGATTGTGTACTGCTTCCTCCCTGCACTTTCCCTATTCTCTGGCCAGTTCATTGTTCAGACCCTTAATGTCACTTTTCTTGCTTATCTCCTAATAATCACATTGACTCTATGTTTACTTGCTGTGCTTGAAATCAAATGGTCTGGTATCGACCTAGAGGAGTGGTGGAGGAATGAGCAGTTTTGGTTGATTGGAGGGACCAGTGCCCACCTTGCTGCTGTGCTTCAGGGATTGTTGAAAGTCGTTGCAGGGATTGAAATCTCTTTCACCTTGACTTCAAAATCAGGCGgtgatgatgttgatgatgagtTTGCTGATCTCTATGTTGTCAAATGGACATCGCTGATGATACCTCCTATTACAATCATGATGGTCAACTTAATTGCAATAGCAGTTGGATTTAGCCGAACAATTTACAGTGTTATACCGCAGTGGAGTAGATTACTGGGTGGGGTTTTCTTCAGTTTCTGGGTCCTGGCTCATCTCTACCCTTTTGCTAAAGGTCTTATGGGAAGAAGAGGAAGGACACCGACCATTGTTTTTGTGTGGTCAGGACTTATTGCAATCACCATCTCTCTCCTCTGGGTGGCAATCAATCCCCCGTCTGGCACCACCCAAATTGGTGGCTCATTCCAGTTTCCCTGA